The Sphingomonas sp. LY54 genome includes a region encoding these proteins:
- a CDS encoding MarR family transcriptional regulator: MQTLIAYVRSGQPDLTNRQMALMLLVYLTPGPHTVRGLANILGVSKPVITRALNTLGSLGYLRRVRDEADRRNVFVAKTTTGQEFLDGFERNIEHDGAGRKSGKERGFILQPG, from the coding sequence ATGCAGACGCTCATCGCTTATGTCCGCTCCGGCCAACCAGACCTTACCAACCGCCAGATGGCGTTGATGCTTCTCGTCTACCTAACCCCCGGCCCGCACACGGTACGCGGCCTCGCCAACATACTCGGCGTTTCGAAGCCCGTTATCACGCGCGCCTTGAATACGCTCGGCTCGCTCGGCTATCTCCGCCGCGTGAGAGACGAGGCGGACCGCAGGAACGTCTTCGTGGCCAAGACAACCACAGGGCAGGAATTCCTTGACGGCTTCGAACGCAATATCGAGCATGACGGCGCAGGCAGGAAATCCGGCA